In a genomic window of Narcine bancroftii isolate sNarBan1 chromosome 7, sNarBan1.hap1, whole genome shotgun sequence:
- the adprhl1 gene encoding inactive ADP-ribosyltransferase arh2 isoform X1 produces MELYKAAMVLGGVGDALGYRNSRWESCPSGVTILSELKALGGLEGITLSEDGWPVSDDTLMHIVTAQALVSDFWTLEDLYREMMKVYTETVAEINKRQPDPSTIEGCTQLKPDNYLLGWHTPFNKKGSGFGAATKAMCIGMRYWQPQKLDNLVGVSIECGRMTHNHPTGFLGSLCTALFASYAIQRKPLVEWGREMMKVLTVAETYCKKTIRHMAEYQENWFYFETKWQSYLEERGIAQQGQNTPRFPENFDAEKRDQVYKEWSSEGVGGRRGHDAPMIAYDALLSAGSNWTELCNHAMFHGGQSGATGSIAGCLYGLLFGMKNVPNGLYQNVEFRERLEELAAKLHKAANENEML; encoded by the exons ATGGAACTGTACAAGGCAGCCATGGTGCTGGGGGGAGTTGGCGACGCGCTGGGCTACAGGAACTCCAGGTGGGAGAGCTGTCCCTCAGGTGTGACCATTCTGTCTGAACTGAAAGCTCTGGGTGGATTGGAAGGGATTACATTATCGGAGGATGGCTGGCCTGTGAGTGATGATACGCTCATGCACATAGTCACTGCACAAGCACTTGTCTCAG ATTTCTGGACCCTGGAGGACCTTTACCGTGAGATGATGAAGGTCTACACTGAGACTGTTGCTGAGATCAACAAGCGGCAGCCAGACCCATCCACCATTGAAGGCTGCACCCAGCTCAAGCCGGACAACTACCTCCTAGGCTGGCACACCCCCTTCAACAAGAAAG GGTCAGGATTTGGTGCAGCCACAAAGGCCATGTGTATCGGCATGAGGTACTGGCAGCCCCAGAAGCTGGACAACCTGGTGGGAGTGAGCATCGAGTGTGGCCGGATGACGCATAACCACCCCACAG GCTTCCTGGGTTCACTGTGCACTGCCCTGTTTGCCTCCTACGCAATCCAGCGCAAGCCGCTGGTGGAGTGGGGGCGGGAGATGATGAAGGTCCTCACTGTAGCTGAGACCTACTGCAAGAAGACCATACGACATATGGCAG AGTACCAagaaaattggttttattttgaaACTAAATGGCAATCGTATTTGGAAGAGAGAGGAATTGCCCAGCAAGGCCAGAACACACCAAGATTTCCTGAGAATTTTGATGCTGAGAAAAGGGACCAG GTCTACAAGGAATGGAGCTCGGAAGGTGTGGGCGGGCGGAGAGGACATGATGCACCAATGATAGCCTACGATGCCCTCCTGTCCGCTGGAAGTAACTGGACAGAGCTGTGTAACCATGCCATGTTCCATGGAG GTCAGAGTGGAGCCACGGGCTCTATTGCTGGCTGCCTCTACGGCCTCCTCTTTGGGATGAAGAACGTTCCCAATGGATTGTACCAGAACGTGGAGTTCAGGGAGAGGTTGGAAGAGCTTGCAGCAAAATTGCATAAAGCAGCAAATGAGAATGAAATGCTCTGA
- the adprhl1 gene encoding inactive ADP-ribosyltransferase arh2 isoform X2, with the protein MELYKAAMVLGGVGDALGYRNSRWESCPSGVTILSELKALGGLEGITLSEDGWPVSDDTLMHIVTAQALVSDFWTLEDLYREMMKVYTETVAEINKRQPDPSTIEGCTQLKPDNYLLGWHTPFNKKGSGFGAATKAMCIGMRYWQPQKLDNLVGVSIECGRMTHNHPTGFLGSLCTALFASYAIQRKPLVEWGREMMKVLTVAETYCKKTIRHMAEYQENWFYFETKWQSYLEERGIAQQGQNTPRFPENFDAEKRDQVYKEWSSEGVGGRRGHDAPMIAYDALLSAGSNWTELCNHAMFHGGFSVHCPNGMTRPSLLYSFACPVSRLQ; encoded by the exons ATGGAACTGTACAAGGCAGCCATGGTGCTGGGGGGAGTTGGCGACGCGCTGGGCTACAGGAACTCCAGGTGGGAGAGCTGTCCCTCAGGTGTGACCATTCTGTCTGAACTGAAAGCTCTGGGTGGATTGGAAGGGATTACATTATCGGAGGATGGCTGGCCTGTGAGTGATGATACGCTCATGCACATAGTCACTGCACAAGCACTTGTCTCAG ATTTCTGGACCCTGGAGGACCTTTACCGTGAGATGATGAAGGTCTACACTGAGACTGTTGCTGAGATCAACAAGCGGCAGCCAGACCCATCCACCATTGAAGGCTGCACCCAGCTCAAGCCGGACAACTACCTCCTAGGCTGGCACACCCCCTTCAACAAGAAAG GGTCAGGATTTGGTGCAGCCACAAAGGCCATGTGTATCGGCATGAGGTACTGGCAGCCCCAGAAGCTGGACAACCTGGTGGGAGTGAGCATCGAGTGTGGCCGGATGACGCATAACCACCCCACAG GCTTCCTGGGTTCACTGTGCACTGCCCTGTTTGCCTCCTACGCAATCCAGCGCAAGCCGCTGGTGGAGTGGGGGCGGGAGATGATGAAGGTCCTCACTGTAGCTGAGACCTACTGCAAGAAGACCATACGACATATGGCAG AGTACCAagaaaattggttttattttgaaACTAAATGGCAATCGTATTTGGAAGAGAGAGGAATTGCCCAGCAAGGCCAGAACACACCAAGATTTCCTGAGAATTTTGATGCTGAGAAAAGGGACCAG GTCTACAAGGAATGGAGCTCGGAAGGTGTGGGCGGGCGGAGAGGACATGATGCACCAATGATAGCCTACGATGCCCTCCTGTCCGCTGGAAGTAACTGGACAGAGCTGTGTAACCATGCCATGTTCCATGGAG GTTTCAGTGTGCACTGCCCGAATGGTATGACAAGGCCCAGCCTCCTGTACAGTTTTGCCTGTCCTGTATCTAGACTCCAGTGA